The following are encoded together in the Cyanobacterium aponinum PCC 10605 genome:
- a CDS encoding glycosyltransferase — protein MKILIADFDLFKKIGGGQTFYRQIIEKNPHLEFYYLINQENTNNPRPKNANPIPYQPIYEINDLNYYLNVNPPRWTYRSFTLASNIANSVKDYEFDVVDAPDYEQYTLFLRPALEYHGVKCNKVALSLHGKISTTLRMDWFGSNEVNIPLDLEEKMQFKTADIRYGISKSYLQEWRELVNVKSHYFNPLHFIDLPKPQPLKNIDKKANLYFIGRTEKRKGADIFVNLVWWLSPHNYSEATIIGPHSYSEFGQSSQDLLQEMINKRLVNIEIKSSKPREELKQIFAQPAIIFLPSRYDTLNLLALESLFSGCPTAIGSGAGVCQFLEENFPQLPWIKIDVENTYECLPKLADVLENYQEYREKLNRALIDIDTSTNDPNLTEIYQAESDVEKDTALELKQWYLQLIDYWQHRPENKNIIKNNATKLMQKVVRPTVSKLKNKATDYAENNRASQLIKSPFLASQYHKVFTLSEQTELEIEKKLQQVWNFVETVEPEAKGIKGKIQSAFRIDRVRVWREIARLERMRNNDLVAATYLLRSMRTLGYDKFNELPYVLKILEEKGFKSEAKATEVMFKDINQQTENALDFLNTTYTNLLKYDREEYEIIDDRRDKNSYKVSVIVSLYNAAPKLPLFLRVLAQQTLAKTGDMEVILMDSGSPDEEYQVFLALADELKLPIVYFRSHQRETIQKAWNRAILEVRSHYITFLGVDETIIPECLEVLAEELDKDEETDWVIAHSLVTEVDLQGNHFQDIMLYNRANYDQNLEYLETCYLSLVGGLYRKNIHDKYGYYDPTYRGAGDTEFKNRVLPHIKTKMVNRVLGLFWNYPDARTTQSPMAEVEDIRAWYLHRSLGGVKYAFANKNPDVVEEFLYHALAYRKSYCGHISSDIEYAYNLCQFLAEIKPTSPLLQFKPSIEQLLTAYRQLDWLENTETFTATKTLWKTRQLAKNTEDLHRKIALKLGNGNFNPNYDIFHDNRHEQHANLWKTELSLINR, from the coding sequence ATGAAAATATTAATTGCAGATTTTGACTTATTCAAAAAAATAGGAGGCGGACAAACTTTTTACCGTCAAATCATTGAAAAAAATCCTCATCTTGAATTTTATTATTTAATTAACCAAGAAAATACTAACAATCCTCGTCCAAAAAATGCAAATCCAATCCCTTATCAACCTATTTATGAAATTAATGATCTTAACTATTATCTTAACGTAAATCCCCCTCGTTGGACTTATCGTTCTTTCACTTTAGCTAGTAATATTGCTAACTCTGTTAAAGATTATGAATTTGATGTTGTGGATGCTCCTGATTATGAACAATATACTCTTTTCTTACGTCCAGCTTTAGAGTATCACGGAGTTAAATGTAATAAAGTTGCTCTTTCTCTACACGGAAAAATATCTACCACTTTACGGATGGATTGGTTTGGCTCTAATGAAGTAAATATTCCTCTCGATTTAGAGGAAAAAATGCAGTTTAAAACTGCTGATATTCGTTATGGAATTAGTAAAAGTTATTTACAAGAATGGAGAGAATTAGTTAATGTTAAAAGCCATTATTTTAATCCCTTACATTTTATTGATTTACCTAAACCTCAGCCTTTAAAAAATATAGATAAAAAAGCTAATTTATATTTTATTGGTAGAACAGAAAAAAGAAAAGGAGCAGATATTTTTGTTAATTTAGTTTGGTGGCTATCTCCTCATAACTATAGTGAAGCAACTATTATTGGACCTCATAGTTATAGTGAATTTGGACAATCTTCTCAAGATTTATTACAGGAGATGATTAATAAAAGATTAGTTAATATCGAAATTAAATCATCAAAACCAAGAGAAGAGTTAAAGCAAATTTTTGCTCAACCTGCTATTATTTTTCTTCCTTCTCGCTATGATACTCTTAATTTATTAGCGTTAGAATCTCTTTTTTCAGGATGTCCTACAGCTATCGGTAGTGGTGCTGGCGTTTGTCAATTTTTAGAAGAAAATTTCCCTCAATTACCCTGGATTAAAATAGATGTAGAAAATACTTATGAATGTTTACCTAAGTTAGCAGATGTTTTAGAAAATTATCAAGAATATAGAGAGAAATTAAATCGAGCGTTAATTGATATTGATACTTCTACTAATGATCCTAATTTAACAGAAATTTATCAAGCAGAAAGTGATGTTGAAAAGGATACTGCTTTGGAATTAAAACAATGGTATTTACAGTTAATTGATTATTGGCAACATCGCCCTGAAAATAAAAATATTATCAAAAATAATGCTACTAAATTAATGCAAAAAGTGGTTAGACCTACTGTTAGTAAATTAAAGAATAAAGCCACTGATTACGCAGAAAATAATCGAGCATCTCAGTTAATTAAATCGCCTTTTCTTGCTTCCCAATATCATAAGGTATTTACTCTAAGTGAACAAACGGAATTAGAGATAGAAAAAAAATTGCAACAAGTTTGGAACTTTGTAGAAACTGTTGAACCAGAGGCAAAGGGAATTAAAGGAAAAATTCAGAGTGCTTTTAGGATTGATAGAGTGAGAGTTTGGCGAGAAATTGCTCGTTTAGAAAGGATGAGAAATAATGATTTAGTGGCGGCAACCTATTTACTTAGAAGTATGCGAACTTTAGGTTATGATAAGTTTAATGAGTTACCCTATGTCTTAAAAATTTTAGAGGAAAAAGGCTTTAAATCAGAGGCAAAAGCTACAGAAGTGATGTTTAAAGACATTAATCAACAAACAGAAAATGCCTTAGATTTTCTCAATACAACTTATACTAATTTGCTAAAATATGACCGTGAAGAATATGAAATTATAGACGATAGGAGAGATAAAAATAGTTATAAAGTATCAGTAATCGTTTCTCTTTATAATGCCGCTCCTAAATTACCTTTATTTTTACGGGTTTTGGCACAACAAACTCTGGCAAAAACAGGAGATATGGAAGTAATTTTAATGGATAGTGGTTCACCTGATGAGGAATATCAGGTATTTTTAGCCCTAGCGGATGAGTTAAAGTTACCCATTGTATATTTTAGATCACATCAAAGGGAAACCATCCAAAAAGCGTGGAATCGGGCAATTTTAGAGGTGCGATCGCACTATATCACCTTTTTAGGAGTGGATGAGACGATTATTCCCGAATGTTTAGAAGTCCTTGCTGAAGAATTAGATAAAGATGAAGAGACAGATTGGGTCATTGCCCATAGTTTAGTAACCGAAGTGGATTTACAAGGTAATCATTTTCAGGATATTATGCTTTATAATCGGGCTAATTATGACCAGAATTTAGAATACTTAGAAACCTGCTACCTTTCTTTAGTGGGAGGATTGTACAGAAAAAATATCCACGATAAATATGGTTATTATGATCCAACTTATCGAGGGGCAGGAGATACAGAATTTAAAAACCGAGTTTTGCCTCATATAAAAACAAAAATGGTTAATCGAGTTTTAGGGTTATTCTGGAATTATCCCGATGCCCGTACCACTCAAAGTCCGATGGCAGAAGTAGAGGATATTCGGGCTTGGTATCTTCATCGCAGTTTAGGGGGAGTTAAATATGCTTTTGCCAATAAAAATCCTGATGTGGTGGAAGAGTTTTTATATCATGCTTTAGCTTATCGTAAGTCTTATTGTGGACATATTAGCAGTGATATTGAGTATGCTTACAATCTTTGTCAATTTTTAGCAGAAATTAAGCCTACATCGCCTTTATTACAATTTAAACCTAGCATTGAACAGCTTTTAACGGCATATCGACAGTTAGACTGGTTAGAAAATACGGAAACTTTTACGGCGACTAAAACTCTTTGGAAAACCCGTCAATTAGCGAAAAATACGGAAGATTTACACCGCAAAATAGCTCTTAAATTAGGTAATGGTAACTTTAATCCTAACTATGACATTTTCCATGATAATCGTCATGAACAACATGCCAATCTCTGGAAAACTGAATTGAGTTTAATTAATCGTTAG
- a CDS encoding slipin family protein: MEALVSIVIPVVIFALTGFKVDREYERGVIFRLGRMSGIKGPGIYWTIPLIDQKAKIDIRTKTVDIQSQETITADSVTVRVNAVLYYRVLDPDRAINRIENYEFAVYQASMTTLRNVVGQNILDDILRNRDKINHQIQEIVDEITDPWGIVIERVEMKDVEIPQSMQRAMAQEAEAIREKRARLIKASAEKEASLMLSEASNQIAENPIALELRRLQTLTEIGTENNTTTVMLVPTELITMTKQMAEKMSKS, encoded by the coding sequence ATGGAAGCCCTAGTCAGCATAGTCATCCCCGTTGTAATTTTTGCCCTTACAGGCTTTAAAGTCGATCGAGAATATGAAAGAGGGGTTATTTTTCGTTTAGGGAGAATGAGTGGCATCAAAGGACCTGGTATTTATTGGACAATTCCTCTGATTGATCAAAAAGCAAAAATTGATATTCGTACAAAAACAGTTGACATACAATCTCAAGAAACCATTACCGCCGATAGTGTCACTGTTAGAGTTAATGCAGTATTATACTACAGAGTTTTAGATCCCGATCGCGCTATCAATCGTATCGAAAACTATGAATTTGCAGTTTATCAAGCCTCTATGACTACCCTGCGTAATGTAGTTGGACAAAATATTTTAGATGATATACTACGAAATCGAGACAAAATTAATCATCAAATCCAAGAAATAGTTGATGAGATTACTGATCCTTGGGGTATAGTCATTGAAAGAGTAGAAATGAAGGATGTAGAGATTCCCCAATCTATGCAAAGAGCAATGGCACAGGAAGCAGAAGCCATCAGAGAAAAACGGGCAAGACTGATTAAAGCCTCCGCAGAAAAAGAAGCCTCTTTAATGCTTTCTGAAGCTAGTAATCAAATTGCAGAAAATCCCATCGCCCTTGAGTTGAGAAGACTACAAACTTTAACGGAAATCGGTACAGAAAATAATACTACTACAGTTATGTTAGTACCAACCGAATTAATCACTATGACTAAACAGATGGCAGAAAAGATGAGTAAGAGCTAG
- a CDS encoding group I truncated hemoglobin, translating into MSSLYEKLGGKEAVDIAVDKFYDKVLKDDRVNYFFANTDMKKQKAHQKAFMTYAFGGPDTFSGRDMRESHKHLVDNMGLTDVHFDAIAENLINTLKELGIEQNLIDEVGAIVGAVSHRNDVLNR; encoded by the coding sequence ATGAGTAGTTTGTACGAAAAATTAGGCGGTAAAGAAGCTGTAGATATTGCAGTCGATAAGTTCTATGATAAGGTGTTAAAGGATGACCGAGTTAATTATTTCTTTGCCAATACGGATATGAAGAAACAAAAAGCTCATCAAAAGGCTTTTATGACTTATGCTTTTGGAGGTCCTGATACTTTTTCTGGTAGAGATATGCGAGAATCCCATAAACATTTAGTAGATAATATGGGTTTAACGGATGTTCATTTTGATGCGATCGCAGAAAATTTGATCAATACTCTCAAAGAGTTAGGTATCGAACAAAATTTAATTGACGAAGTTGGGGCGATTGTCGGGGCTGTATCCCATCGAAATGATGTTTTAAACCGATAG
- a CDS encoding photosystem I reaction center subunit XI, which translates to MDVVNHGGDPQVGNLSTPINGSAFTKAFINALPAYRKGLSPNRRGLEVGMAHGYLLYGPFAVLGPLRLTEYGPTAGLLATIGLVSILTICLSIYGAVGVSKPTETLTTPEVPMDLATKEGWSEFAGGFLLGGCGGAFFAFFLCQTPHLQPLIEVASNIWSS; encoded by the coding sequence ATAGACGTAGTAAACCACGGTGGAGATCCCCAAGTAGGAAACCTCTCTACTCCCATTAATGGATCTGCTTTTACTAAGGCTTTTATTAATGCTTTACCTGCATATCGCAAAGGTTTATCTCCTAACCGTCGTGGTTTAGAAGTAGGTATGGCACACGGTTACTTACTATATGGACCTTTTGCCGTTTTAGGTCCTTTACGTTTAACTGAATATGGACCTACTGCTGGTTTATTAGCAACTATTGGTTTAGTTTCTATTCTTACCATCTGCCTATCCATTTATGGTGCGGTGGGAGTAAGCAAACCTACTGAAACTTTGACCACTCCTGAAGTACCTATGGATTTAGCTACTAAAGAAGGTTGGAGTGAATTTGCTGGTGGCTTTTTATTAGGTGGTTGTGGCGGTGCGTTTTTCGCTTTCTTCCTCTGTCAAACTCCCCATTTACAGCCTTTAATTGAAGTTGCTAGTAACATTTGGTCTTCATAA
- a CDS encoding photosystem I reaction center subunit VIII — translation MILGDFAASFLPAILVPAVGLVMPAVVMGLLFLQIESEA, via the coding sequence ATGATTCTTGGAGATTTTGCGGCTTCTTTCTTACCTGCCATTTTAGTTCCTGCTGTTGGCTTAGTTATGCCTGCTGTTGTAATGGGATTATTATTCTTACAAATCGAAAGCGAGGCGTAA
- a CDS encoding class I SAM-dependent methyltransferase — translation MTIQTLNLTPPLYEYLLSVSLKEASILKEIREKSSTHPLGKMQIAPEQAQFISLLIKLLGVKKILEIGVFLGYSSTAMALALPEDGQLIACENNPEFAEIARQHWQKASLEDKIILRLDSALDTLEALKEEGYNEEFDLIFIDADKSNYYNYYEKSLDLLRKGGLMIIDNVLWHGRVANPEINDNRTKRMREFNRRLFEDERIELSLLPIGDGLTLVRKI, via the coding sequence ATGACGATTCAAACTCTTAATCTGACTCCTCCACTTTATGAATATTTATTATCCGTTTCTCTAAAAGAAGCATCTATTCTTAAGGAGATAAGGGAAAAAAGCTCAACTCACCCCCTCGGCAAAATGCAAATAGCTCCCGAACAAGCACAGTTTATCTCTTTACTGATAAAGTTATTAGGGGTAAAAAAGATCCTTGAAATAGGAGTGTTTTTAGGTTACAGTTCCACTGCAATGGCATTAGCTTTACCCGAAGATGGACAACTCATCGCCTGTGAAAATAATCCCGAATTTGCTGAAATTGCCCGTCAACATTGGCAAAAAGCCTCTTTAGAAGACAAAATTATTCTCCGTTTAGATTCAGCCTTAGACACCTTAGAAGCATTAAAAGAAGAAGGATATAATGAAGAATTTGACCTCATCTTTATCGATGCCGATAAGAGTAATTATTATAACTACTATGAAAAATCCCTTGATTTATTAAGAAAAGGGGGATTAATGATCATAGATAACGTTTTGTGGCATGGTAGAGTTGCCAATCCCGAAATTAACGATAATCGCACCAAAAGAATGAGAGAATTTAACCGCAGATTGTTTGAAGATGAAAGAATCGAATTGAGTTTACTACCTATTGGGGATGGATTAACCCTTGTAAGAAAGATCTAA
- a CDS encoding MHYT domain-containing protein: MNITYDIPLVILSAIVAVGAGFFTIEMSNEIVLNKGIERWTWLIISAITMGMGIWGMHFIAMTAFSMGVEVSYDFLIVVISLLAAIIGCVQGLYIITQPLVNLKTLLAASITMGVAIAGMHYIGMAAMRVPGTINYDPIIFTLSVIIAIVVSFAAMKIVISLRQMKKNSRYSLYKVIASLIMGGAVLSMHYTGMAAAKFKIDVSSLLSLSQANFLDSEVIGSSVGITVIGMFAIIYIVLLNASWNRSV, translated from the coding sequence ATGAATATTACTTACGACATCCCTCTTGTAATACTATCTGCGATCGTTGCCGTGGGGGCAGGTTTCTTTACCATTGAAATGTCCAATGAAATAGTTTTAAATAAAGGTATTGAGCGTTGGACTTGGTTAATTATCAGTGCTATTACTATGGGTATGGGTATTTGGGGTATGCACTTTATCGCTATGACGGCTTTTTCAATGGGGGTTGAAGTTAGCTATGATTTTTTGATCGTCGTAATTTCTCTTTTGGCGGCGATAATAGGCTGTGTACAAGGTCTATATATTATTACTCAACCATTAGTTAACCTGAAAACCTTACTAGCGGCTTCTATTACTATGGGGGTTGCGATCGCAGGTATGCACTACATTGGTATGGCAGCCATGAGAGTCCCCGGAACTATTAATTATGATCCGATCATTTTTACTTTATCCGTAATAATTGCTATTGTTGTCTCCTTTGCGGCGATGAAGATAGTAATTAGCCTAAGACAAATGAAAAAGAATTCCCGCTACTCCTTATATAAAGTAATCGCTTCTCTAATCATGGGAGGAGCAGTTCTTTCTATGCACTACACAGGTATGGCCGCCGCTAAATTCAAAATTGATGTCAGCTCTTTATTATCACTATCACAGGCTAATTTTTTAGATAGTGAGGTAATTGGCTCTTCCGTTGGAATTACCGTAATTGGGATGTTTGCCATTATTTACATAGTGTTATTAAATGCGAGTTGGAATCGTTCCGTTTAG
- a CDS encoding response regulator, which produces MNQEYPPLEILRKICQNKQTGHLQIQTNSVRWNIYLVEGKIQYAQHNLQSIETVKNYLIHLQIPFANTIGSDLRNLSKPFLLLAIVKELVEQNQINREQKNILLRKLTEDAIESFICLPEGQTKWEVNNNLSLMGAPKIFENNGIEGDQIIDSLKGKISQWQKLKPFISSPHQRPSCPNISLLSTKVSGGSLTPSVLQKLVKTMTGESLRNISFLLKQDDFKLAQVLYPYIKHRIIILDPPKSPLDKLPLIPSVSNLSSLRVRNVRGNYFTEKAENISSSVKSTIVSSTNTVNTVKNNLPVSSTIKPSPSIGSKTHKIICIDDSQVMLDTIKDYLGSENYDTLTVANPMQCLPSLFASKPDLILLDLSMPNINGNRLCQILRSSPTFKQVPIIIVSGNINMLTQEKIEAIGANDFLPKPFTKEELLVIVNKYLL; this is translated from the coding sequence ATGAATCAAGAATATCCTCCTTTGGAAATACTAAGGAAAATTTGTCAAAATAAACAAACTGGACATTTACAAATTCAAACAAATTCTGTCAGATGGAATATTTATTTAGTTGAGGGTAAAATACAATATGCCCAACACAATTTACAGTCTATTGAAACTGTTAAAAATTACTTAATACATCTACAAATTCCCTTTGCTAATACTATTGGGTCTGATTTGAGAAATCTTAGTAAACCGTTTTTATTACTTGCAATCGTAAAAGAATTAGTAGAACAAAATCAAATTAATAGAGAGCAAAAGAATATTCTATTAAGGAAACTAACAGAAGATGCGATCGAATCTTTTATCTGTTTACCAGAAGGACAAACTAAATGGGAAGTAAATAATAATCTATCACTAATGGGTGCGCCAAAGATATTTGAGAATAATGGAATAGAAGGCGATCAAATTATTGACTCACTTAAAGGGAAGATTAGCCAATGGCAAAAACTAAAACCCTTCATTTCTTCCCCCCATCAGCGCCCTTCTTGCCCCAATATAAGCCTTTTATCAACAAAGGTATCTGGAGGAAGTTTAACCCCTTCTGTATTACAAAAACTTGTCAAAACCATGACGGGAGAAAGTCTCAGAAATATTAGCTTCCTACTCAAACAAGATGATTTTAAATTGGCTCAAGTATTATATCCTTATATCAAACATCGCATTATCATTTTAGATCCTCCCAAATCCCCCCTTGATAAATTACCATTAATTCCGTCTGTTAGTAACCTTTCTTCTCTTCGGGTGCGTAATGTTAGGGGAAATTATTTCACAGAAAAAGCTGAAAATATATCTTCTTCTGTAAAGTCAACCATCGTTTCTTCCACTAATACTGTCAATACTGTTAAAAATAATCTTCCCGTTTCTTCTACGATTAAACCATCTCCTTCTATTGGTTCTAAAACTCATAAAATTATTTGTATTGATGATAGCCAAGTAATGTTAGACACCATCAAAGATTATTTAGGAAGTGAAAATTATGACACTTTGACGGTAGCAAATCCCATGCAGTGTTTACCATCTTTGTTTGCGAGTAAACCAGACTTAATATTGCTGGATTTATCCATGCCAAATATTAACGGTAATCGTCTTTGTCAAATCTTGCGTAGCAGTCCTACTTTCAAACAAGTTCCTATAATTATTGTGAGTGGAAATATTAATATGTTAACTCAAGAAAAAATAGAGGCGATCGGAGCTAATGACTTCTTACCCAAACCATTTACGAAAGAAGAATTATTAGTTATTGTAAATAAATACTTATTATAG
- a CDS encoding hybrid sensor histidine kinase/response regulator: MDQEQIKMNFLDEAEECFDSIESALLHISSTVAETEKIDLALRAAHSVKGGAGMMGFMTLSEVAHRLEDFLKILRVHYHSTNIDVAIETLLLQSVDQMRHISDLYRHGLEIDENLSRDLEIIFTGLQEYLGELTPEDEDFLFTQNEQVDSASLMFEEGAQNIIDNFARSMENLSVEELKFTLQSACEQLSFCAQLAELTPVIELCQSIQQHAEIIETENIKALCDEAIKSWRRTLALVMRGSLDKLPSSLDVSFMPLEENLVSWDEDDLSSLTDALDTVTTTNLFSPEETFDENDLSSLSDALDNLTSEEISLEEDLVTNNNREDTEELLIPEEELALLENALSEAISETTEEINTPVINQAKPTISKTSSRQTVRISTEQIEQLNNLFGKLILERNRVNSHLEQLKNFVELMNQRMSKLEDSNRLLRDWYDRTSVADLITVTQGGGIASKNVASSPLNEQFDALEMDRYTDVHLISQGQIETIVQLKEVGTDINLELLEVNRGMQELNQTMRSLQKNVTQIQMRPFSDLVKGFPRLMRDLSIQYHKQVNLTIEGKNTLLDRTFIESLNAPMVHLIRNAFDHGIESPQTRQEKGKATMGNIKLSAVNRGTKTIITIEDDGAGINLDKISQRLQEMGFSPEQIEQMSSHQLVNHIFDAGFSTADQVTELSGRGVGMDVVRTNLHEIGGEIQVTTKIGEGTKFTLTVPFNSSILRVMIVESAGGFFAIPVNSVREVLNLSSEIEQNSRQITWQNQTIPLISLKETLTFNRPYQSRQMSGNPIINQSVAIVVGEGNNLGALEVEKYWGEQEVTIRPIESYIPLPEGVISSMILGDGRVLLLIDPVSWIQSSITEEQTFIPSIPHTFVTPNTKTILITDDSINIRRYLASTLEKAGYQVEEAKDGQEAVEKLLSGLSVQGMICDIEMPNLDGYGVLEEIKGKPEFQSLPIIMLTSRSNEKHRQIALNLGASAYFSKPYNEGELLETIKNLILS; encoded by the coding sequence ATGGATCAAGAACAAATAAAAATGAATTTCCTCGATGAAGCGGAGGAGTGTTTTGATAGTATTGAGTCTGCGTTACTGCATATTAGTTCTACTGTTGCCGAAACAGAAAAAATAGACTTAGCTTTAAGGGCGGCTCACTCGGTGAAAGGGGGGGCGGGGATGATGGGATTTATGACTTTAAGTGAAGTTGCCCATCGTTTAGAAGATTTTTTGAAAATTTTACGGGTACATTATCATTCGACTAATATTGATGTTGCGATCGAAACTTTATTATTACAGAGTGTAGATCAAATGCGTCATATCAGTGATTTGTACCGTCATGGGTTAGAAATAGACGAAAATTTAAGTCGAGATTTAGAGATTATTTTCACAGGCTTACAAGAATATTTAGGAGAACTTACCCCAGAAGACGAGGATTTTTTGTTTACTCAAAATGAGCAGGTTGATTCGGCTTCTTTGATGTTTGAGGAAGGGGCGCAGAATATTATTGATAATTTTGCTCGGTCGATGGAAAATTTATCGGTCGAGGAATTAAAATTTACTTTACAGTCTGCCTGTGAACAACTATCCTTTTGCGCTCAGTTAGCAGAATTAACCCCAGTTATAGAACTTTGTCAGTCTATTCAACAACATGCTGAAATTATTGAAACAGAAAATATTAAAGCTCTTTGTGATGAAGCAATAAAATCTTGGCGACGCACTCTTGCTTTAGTTATGCGCGGTAGCTTAGATAAATTGCCTTCTAGCTTGGATGTCTCTTTTATGCCCCTAGAGGAAAATTTAGTTAGTTGGGATGAAGATGATTTATCCTCCTTGACGGATGCCCTTGATACTGTCACTACAACAAACTTATTCTCTCCAGAAGAAACATTCGATGAAAATGATTTATCTTCCCTAAGTGATGCTCTCGATAACTTAACTTCTGAGGAAATATCCTTGGAGGAAGATTTGGTAACGAATAACAACCGAGAAGATACTGAGGAGTTGTTAATTCCTGAAGAAGAATTAGCCTTATTGGAAAATGCTTTATCTGAGGCAATTAGTGAAACAACCGAAGAAATTAATACACCCGTTATCAATCAAGCAAAGCCAACTATTTCCAAAACTTCTAGCCGTCAAACTGTCAGAATTTCCACAGAACAAATTGAACAGTTAAATAATTTATTTGGCAAGTTAATTTTAGAACGAAATCGGGTTAATTCCCATTTAGAACAATTAAAAAACTTTGTGGAATTGATGAATCAACGGATGAGTAAGTTAGAAGACTCTAATCGCCTTTTGCGTGATTGGTACGATCGCACTTCCGTAGCGGATTTAATTACTGTTACTCAAGGGGGTGGTATTGCTTCAAAAAACGTTGCCAGTAGTCCTTTAAATGAGCAGTTTGACGCTTTAGAGATGGACAGATATACTGATGTTCATTTGATTTCTCAGGGGCAAATAGAGACGATTGTGCAGTTAAAAGAGGTGGGAACTGATATTAACTTGGAACTGCTGGAAGTAAACCGAGGAATGCAAGAACTAAATCAAACGATGCGATCGCTGCAAAAAAATGTGACTCAAATTCAAATGCGCCCTTTCAGCGACTTAGTTAAAGGCTTTCCCCGTTTGATGCGAGACTTAAGTATTCAATATCATAAACAAGTAAACCTCACCATTGAAGGAAAAAACACCCTGCTCGATCGCACCTTTATTGAATCTCTGAATGCACCGATGGTACATTTGATTCGCAACGCCTTTGATCACGGAATCGAATCACCCCAAACCCGTCAAGAAAAAGGAAAAGCCACCATGGGGAACATCAAATTAAGTGCCGTCAACCGAGGAACAAAAACCATTATTACCATTGAAGATGATGGGGCAGGAATTAACTTGGACAAAATCAGTCAAAGACTCCAAGAAATGGGTTTTAGCCCAGAGCAAATAGAGCAAATGTCCTCTCATCAATTGGTAAATCATATATTTGATGCAGGTTTTAGCACTGCTGATCAAGTTACCGAATTATCTGGGCGTGGAGTTGGTATGGATGTAGTACGCACCAACTTGCACGAAATAGGAGGAGAAATTCAAGTTACCACCAAGATAGGAGAAGGGACAAAATTTACTTTAACCGTGCCTTTTAACTCCTCCATTTTAAGGGTAATGATTGTCGAAAGTGCGGGGGGATTTTTCGCTATACCCGTCAACAGCGTGCGAGAAGTCCTTAACCTTTCTTCAGAAATAGAACAAAATTCTCGACAAATAACTTGGCAAAATCAAACAATTCCCCTCATATCCTTAAAAGAAACTCTTACTTTCAATCGCCCCTATCAATCTAGGCAAATGTCAGGTAATCCCATCATCAATCAATCTGTAGCCATCGTTGTTGGCGAGGGAAATAACTTGGGTGCATTAGAAGTGGAAAAATATTGGGGAGAACAAGAAGTCACCATTCGTCCTATTGAAAGTTATATACCCTTACCAGAAGGTGTTATTAGTTCCATGATATTAGGAGATGGGCGAGTATTACTTTTAATTGATCCTGTTTCTTGGATTCAATCTTCTATCACAGAGGAACAAACTTTTATCCCTTCTATTCCCCATACATTCGTTACTCCAAACACCAAGACAATTCTTATTACCGATGACTCTATCAATATTCGTCGTTATCTTGCCTCTACTCTGGAAAAGGCAGGTTATCAAGTGGAAGAAGCCAAAGATGGACAAGAAGCGGTAGAAAAGCTATTAAGTGGTTTATCTGTTCAAGGGATGATTTGCGATATTGAAATGCCCAACCTAGACGGCTACGGAGTTTTAGAGGAAATCAAAGGAAAACCTGAATTTCAGTCTTTACCCATTATCATGCTCACTTCTCGCAGTAACGAAAAACATCGTCAAATAGCTCTTAATTTGGGGGCAAGTGCTTATTTTTCCAAACCTTACAACGAAGGGGAATTACTCGAAACGATAAAAAATCTCATATTAAGCTAG